The DNA region ACCTTCACGCTGGCGGGCATCCCTGCCGGGACGGTGATCTACCTTGAAATTCACGATCAAAACGCAGTGGACGGCTCGCTGTTCGCATTGGATGTTGTAAAATTATTGGTGAAATAGCCCAAGAGAAGAGGAGAGTTCCATGCCACACCTTGTCCGTGATTGGATGTCCAGCCCTGTTGTTGTCGTTGATCCCGATTCGAGCGTCTCGTACGCCGCCACGCTCATGCGCCGCCGCAAGATCCACAGCGTAGTGGTAAAGATCAGTATAAAGGACAACTCGTACGGAATTGTCACCACCACCGATATTCGCGACAAGATCGTCGCCGCAGGACGCAACCCCGCCGAGACCGCTGTGCGCGAGATCATGTCCGGTCCCATCATCACCGGACGCGCTGATTGGACCTTGATGGAATGTTCCAAGGTCATGCAGGAGCATAAGTTCCATCACCTGCCGATCATGGATGACAGCGGCGCCTTGATCGGGATGATCTCTGCGACGGATATTTTCATGTCAGTGGAAGAGCAAGGCTGGATGGACGAAAAATAATGAATAGGACGGGAGAAAATCCCGTCCTATTTGTTTAACATATTCACAGCCGCCTGTTTCATGTGCGCCAGCACGCCGCGAAACCCGTTCAACCGTTGACCAGAGATGGCGTCTTCCAGTTTCATCGGCGCGTAGAAATCTGCGGGGACGGCAATGATCTCTTCAGGCGTACAGCCATTTAGACCGTTGGCGAGGATCGCGGCAAGTCCGCGCACGGTGGGGGATTGCTTGGGAATGTCAAAGTGAAAGAGCAAGCCGCCGTCATCCGTCTTTTCAGCGAACAGATAAACCGGCGTCATACATTCCGGGATCGGCTCCATCTTGGAGCGCGCTTCTGAAAAACGCTCTGGCAGTTCCGTGAATGACTCGGCGTATGCGATCAGCGTTTCGATCTTTTCTTCGCGGCTCATGCTCGCAAAGTCATCCACGATATCTTGAAGATTTTTAGGTAAAGACATTCATATCCTCTGTAGGGGCGGGGTAACCCCGCCCCTACAATAAAAATTATTTTTCGATGGGCGCATCCACCAGGTTGCCCCACTCGGTCCATGAACCATCGTAGTTCCTGACCTTCTCATATCCCAGCAGATATTTCAGCACGAACCACGTCAGCGACGAACGTTCGCCGATGCGGCAATAGGCGATCACATCACCGTCAGCGTTGACGTTCTTTCCCTCGTAGATGGCACGCAGCTCCTCGGGAGTCTTGAACGTTGAATCCGCTTCGTTGACCGCCTGAGACCAGGGGATGCTCACTGCGCCGGGGATGTGTCCGCCGCGTGTCGCGCCTTCCTGCGGGTAGTTCGGCATGTGGGTCAACTCGCCGGTGTATTCCTTTGGCGAGCGGACATCCACCAGCGGCTGTTTGGTTTCGAGATGCTTGAAAACGTCATCACGGAAAGCGCGGATGGATGTATCCGCCTCTCTCGCGCTGTAAGTTGTTCGGGGATACTCGGGCACTTCCTTCACGAGTGGGCGGTTCTCCTGCTCCCATTTGGCGCGTCCGCCGTTCATGATCTTCACGTTCTCATGCCCATAATATTGGAAGAGCCACAGTGCGTAGCATGCAAACCAGTTGGATTTGTCGCCGTAGAAAACGACCGTGGTGTCGTTGGTGATGCCCAGCTTGGAAGCGACCTCTTCGAATTGTTCCTTCGTCAGAAAATCGCGGCGCAGCGGATGCTGGAGCGTGCTGAACCAATCCACCTGCACCGCGCCGGGGATGTGTCCCATCGGGTACAGCAGTGGATCCTCATCCGATTCAATGATGCGGACATTCGGGTCGTTCAGGTGATTGGCGACCCATTCGGTATCGACAAGGTATTCAGGGTGTGCGTATGACATATTTTCTCCTGGGCTAAGGTTATTTGACCGTGTAAGGGCTATCTTGTACCACATCCGCGAAAAAGTTCACAGTCAAAAATTCGGCATTGATGTAAAATTGACGTATGCCGAAACAGAAATATTACGTGGTCTGGAAGGGGCGTAAGACTGGCATCTTCACTACCTGGGCGGAGTGTGAAAAGCAGGTGAAGGGCTTCGTCGGGGCGCAGTACAAGGCGTTCGGGAGCGAAGCCGAAGCGGAAGCCGCTTATCTCGCAAAGTACGATGATTACAAAGGCAAGGTTTCCTCCGGCGGGAAGTGGAAAACGGCAAGTATTCAACCCCTGCTCCCATCCATTTGTGTGGATGCGGCGTGCAGTGGTTCGCCCGGCAAACTGGAATATCGCGGCGTCAATACCGAGACAGGCGAGGAAATTTTCCATGTGGGACCGTACAATGATGGCACAAATAACGTCGGCGAATTTCTTGCCATCGTCCATGCGTTGACGTGGCAGGCGAAACACAACATGCATGTGCCCGTTTATTCCGATTCGCAGAACGCCATCTCGTGGGTGCATCAGGGTGAGTGCAAGACGAGACTGAAACATTCATCGAAGAACGCCATTTTGTTTGCCATCATCCGCAGTGCCGAAAACTGGTTGGCGGAAAATGAACTGCCCGAAGGCAAGATACTGAAATGGGAAACCGGGGTTTGGGGCGAAAACCCCGCCGATTTTGGGAGAAAATAATCCAAGTATAAATAGTGAAGGATAAAGAATGAAAACAGCCTTACTTGTTATTGACATTCAAAAAGACTACTTCCCCGGCGGGAAGTTTCCGCTCGTGAATCCCGAAGAAGCGGCGAAGAATGCATATATGCTCCTGCAATGCTTCCGTGAGCATGGTCCGCATAAAGATGCACGTCACATCCACATCCAGCATATTTCACTAAAACCCGATGCGGCGTTTTTCGTCAAAGGCGATAGCGGATCTGATATTCATGATTCAGTTGCGCATTTTGAAGGCGAACCGATCGTGTATAAACACTATCCCAACTCGTTTCGCGAGACGAATCTCTTGGAGATGCTCAAAGAGTGGGGGATCGAGCGCGTCGTCATCACCGGCATGATGACTCACATGTGTGTGGACGCCACCGCCCGCGCCGCTGCCGATTTTGGTTTCAAGGTCATCATTGCCGAAGATGCCTGCGCTACGCGGGATTTGGTGTATGGTGAAACAATCATCCCTGCGGACTTGGTCCACAAAGCCTTTCTCGCCGCGCTCAAATCCTATGGGCAGGTGATGAAATCAGAAGAAGTGATTGCGTTATTGGCGGCGGAGGCTGTCAAGTAGATTTTTTTTATTGTTCCCGCCATGTTGGGAATAATCGTGGAAATACCACAAGGTCAAGAAGCAGGCCAAGAAGTACTCCGCCCGCATACGCAAGAATGTCGAGCGGATCATATGTACTTCCAAAAATTGGATGCCCCGCATATTGAGAAAATTCCACCAGGCAACCTGTTAGAAAAACAGCACTGGCGCGGAAAGCGAGGGAGTGGAGAATGTTGTTTTGGAACAAACCCATGAGTAATACCAAGGTCATAGGCAGGAGAATGTCGATCAGATAACCATTCATAAATATGGCAAATGAACCTTGGTAATTTTCACCTTTTACGAAATGAAGCGCCCCCGTCCCAATTGCAATAGCGGCAATGACCACTCTCTTATTCATGATCTTATCCTTTAAGGAATCCTAATCCAATTTTTCCCACGGTTGCAGCAGGTCAAACTCTTTGCCGAAGACGGAAAAATACAATCTATTCGCCTCATCTGAATACCCGCCGATAGGGGCGCATTGTGACTTTCATGCTTACTCCTTGAGCGGAACAATGTAGTACTTGTAGTCACGGATTTTGTCGAAGCCAGCCTTGATGGCGGTCTTCGCGGACGCTTCATTTCTTTTGAAGCAATGCCAGCCGACTTCGGTAATACCGTGCGAGAAGGCGTATTCGAGAAAGGCGAGTGTCAGTGCGGTAGCGATCCCGCGTTGACGGAAATCACTGGTGGTTTCGATTCCGATCTCACAGCGCCCGTCCGCGTTGTATTCGGAGAGACACCAGCCCGCAAGTTCGTTTTCATGGATCGCGCACACGCCAAAACTCTTGGCAAGAAAATCATCCACACTGGGTCGTTCGGATTTCATTTCTTCTTTGAGCGTTTCAAGATGCTTCAGGTTGGTATTTGCCAACAGGTCAGCATCCACCATCTGAAGTTGAAACCCTTCGGGCATTACATCTTGCCACTTTTGTTTCAACTCCTTGCAGGCATAGTATTCGCGGTTGGCGTGAATCGTCTCTCTCCCTGAGAGCAGCGCGTCCATTTTTTCTTCCCACGCAGGCGTATCATAGTAAATTCCAAAACCTTCTTCACCCGCTGCAATTGCCTGCGGAAAAATGACATTCGTGAACATTTTTCGAATCCCAAGATTGAAACTATCTATCTCAGGGTTGCCAGCCAGAATGTATCTGTGACCCGCCTGTGCAAACAGGGCTTTGGGCTGTTCGTAATTGTCCACAAAAATTCGCGCAGGAGTTTGCTTCGTGAGGATCGAGCGTCCCACGAGATGAAAATCCATGCCAAGCAAAAGCGGGCGGATGAGTTCGTATGAGTTGGGGTGTAATGTTGTCATAAATCTATTATAGTCCTGCGTGGTGCTATAATTTTTCCATGCAAACCACCCTCGACCCCCAACGCCAAAAGCAGGCAAAAGAATACGCCCGCATCCGCCGCCGCTTATGGCTGGTGGACACCGCCCTCAGCGCTGTCTACATGCTGGCATGGATAGTCCTCGGTTGGAGCATTTCCCTGCGCGCATGGATCGCCTCCTTCGCCGCTGACGATTGGTCCCTGATCGCTATCTTTGTCATCATCTTCGGTGGTGTCTTCTCCCTCGTCACTTTGCCGCTCGGCTACTACAGCGGATTTGTTCTCCCGCATCGTTTTGGGCAATCCAACCAGACGTTGAAGGATTGGATCATTGACCGCCTCAAGGGTCTCGCCATCGGTGCGCCCATCGGGCTGATCCTGCTTGAATTGCTTTATCTTGCTTTGCGCCTCACCGGTGATTTGTGGTGGTTATGGGCGGCAGGCGGAGTGCTGGTCTTTACTGTGTTGCTCTCCAACCTTGCACCAACCCTCATCATGCCGTTATTCAACAAATACATCCCGCTTGGCGATGAACACAAGGATTTGGAAGAACGCCTGCTCGCACTCGCCGAACGCGCGAAAACAAAGGTCAAAGGCGTGTTCAAGTTCGATATGTCCAAACGGACGAAATCCGCCAACGCCGCGCTGACCGGCATCGGCAACACGCGCCGCATCGTACTGGGCGATACGCTTATCAACGAATTCACAGCGGATGAGATCGAAACCGTACTGGCGCACGAGCTCGGACATCATGTCAACCGCGATATTCCATTGTTCATCGCTTTTGGCACGGTCAGTACAACATTGGGATTGTATCTTGCGTCACTGGCGTTGAACTGGGCGGTGGGATATTTCGGCTTTGCCGGTCCCGCCGACATTGCCGCCTTCCCTGCGCTGGCGTTGATCTTCAGCATCTACGGACTTGTCACCCAGCCGCTCGATAACGCCGTATCCCGCTGGAGGGAGAGAAAAGCGGACGACTACGCATTGCAGGCTACGGGTAAGAACGAAGCGTTCGCGTCCGCGTTTACGAGATTGGCGAATCAGAATCTAGGGGATGTCGATCCCGAAAAATGGGTCGTCTTTATGTTCTATTCGCATCCGCCGTTGGGCGAGCGGATCGAAAAGGCAAGAAGATTTGTTGTATGATAAACGCAGGTCACGCTTCAAGCGTGACCTGCTATTTTTTACACCAGATCTGCCATCAACTCCATCGGTACCACCGCCGCGCCGACAATGCCCGGACCTGTATGTACACCCAGCACCGGCGAGATGCGCATCACCTCCAATTTGGCGACATTGAGCTTGGCTTGGAATTCCTTTGCGAGTTCGTCCGCTTTCTCAGAGAAACGTCCGTGCAGGACGGTTGTCCACAACGGGGTGTTGCCATACTTGTCGTGCAGATAATCTGCAAGGATGGTCATCGCTTTTCCGATGGAACGCCCCTTTGCAACCGTGCTGTACTTGCCGTCCGTATCCACGCGGATGATCGGCTTGAGATTGAGAAGCGCGCCTGCCATCGCCTGTACGCGCCCAATGCGACCGCCACGTGCCAGATATTCCAGTGTATCGAGCGTGTAAATGACCTCGGTCTTCTCGCGGATCTTGGTCAGCCGTTCCTGGATCTTGTCCATGCTCCAGCCTGCTTTGTGACCGAGCGCCGCCGCCATGACCTGGAACCGTTCGCCGCCGGAGAGCGTGAGCGTATCCCAGAATTTGACATTCGCCTCATCCTTGACCAAACTCCCGCCATCCTGCGCCGAGTTGATTGTGCCGCTCAGCCCCGAAGAAATATGGATCGAGAAAATATCCTTGTCCGTCTGGGCGATCTTACGGTACAACTCCGCAAAGATGCCCGCGGATGGCTGTGCAGTGGTCGGGAATTGCGGACGCATGGCTTCCAGGCGGTTGTAGAAATCGTCCGCTGAAATATCCGCCGAGTTCACTTCGCCCTCGGGGAATTGAATGAACAGAGGCGCTTGCACGATTCCCAATTGTTCAAGTTCTTCATTCGGCATATCCGCCGCGCAATCGGTTACGATCTTCATCTTGTAGTCTCCTGTTTATTTTTCTTATCCAAAAACCACGTCACTGTGTCCCTGATCGACTCGTGCAATGAACGTGGGGAATATCGTAGTTCTCTTGCCGCCTTGGCATGACTGATGTTCGAATTGCTTTGCAAGACTTCCAGTGAATATGGTGTGAAACGAGGCGTGGCATGTGCAAAGCGATAATACAAAGGCGTGAACATCGCCGCGAACTTTGCAAGATCAAAAGGGATTTTCATTTGAAAGAAATGCCTGCCCGTGATTTCCCGCACGGTCTCAAGTAAATACCGCACTGAAATTTTCTGTCCCGATAAAATGTAACTCTCGCCGCGCTTCCCATTCTCCGCGGCAGCGATCAACCCGTCCGCCACATCGCGCACATCCACAAAATCATACGCGCCGTCCACATATAATGCAGGCTTGGCGACTGCCGCATCATGGATGACTGCGCCCATCAGTGAGCCGCGAAAATCATACGGACCGATCACGCCGGTGGGGCAGGTCACAACCGCATCCAGTCCGGTTTGAGCCGCCTTCAACACTTCCAGCGTTGCCTCCGCCTTCGAGCGGTCATACGCGCCGTAGGGGTTGTGCATGTCATACGGGAGATTCTCGTTGATGATGCCATCCTCCACGCGCTGAATGGCATGGATGGAGGATGTATATATCATCTTGATTCCGTGTTCCGCCGCCGCGCGCAAGACGTTTTTCGTCCCATCCACGTTGACCTTTCGCACCTCCGGATTTGGACCCGGCATGATCGATATAACACCCGCCAGATGGAAGACGCCGCGTACGCCCTGCATGGATTTGAATAACGCATCCACATTAAGTACATCACCTTCCACCGCTTCGACCCTTAATCCCGAAATTGGTTCGCGGCTTTCGCCCGGCAGGATCAACACCCGCACCGCTTCCCCGCGTTCTAAAAGTTTTCGCACAAGGACGTTTCCCACATGTCCCGTCGCGCCGGTTACCAGCCACATGATCTCGTTTCTCACTTCTTCAACATACTATTGACCAGCATGTTCGTGCTGTCGCGCGCAACCTTTTCCCATTTTGCGCCTTTCGGGTCCATCAGGCTTTGCAGCAGCAGACCCATCGCCGTGGAAATGATCATGCGCGAGGTCAACTCGGGATCGACCTCCACGAACGAGCCTTCCTCCACGCCCTTTTTGATGAGTGTGGCGAAATGCTTGTGGTAGCGGCGGTAGGGGGCAACGCTTGCCTGCCAGATATTCTCGTCGCGGCTGGCTTGAAGCCAGAATTCAAGAAACATGGGCAAGCCTTCATTTGCAGTGGCGAAAATGTAGG from Anaerolineales bacterium includes:
- a CDS encoding ribonuclease H family protein, which encodes MPKQKYYVVWKGRKTGIFTTWAECEKQVKGFVGAQYKAFGSEAEAEAAYLAKYDDYKGKVSSGGKWKTASIQPLLPSICVDAACSGSPGKLEYRGVNTETGEEIFHVGPYNDGTNNVGEFLAIVHALTWQAKHNMHVPVYSDSQNAISWVHQGECKTRLKHSSKNAILFAIIRSAENWLAENELPEGKILKWETGVWGENPADFGRK
- a CDS encoding GNAT family N-acetyltransferase, which gives rise to MTTLHPNSYELIRPLLLGMDFHLVGRSILTKQTPARIFVDNYEQPKALFAQAGHRYILAGNPEIDSFNLGIRKMFTNVIFPQAIAAGEEGFGIYYDTPAWEEKMDALLSGRETIHANREYYACKELKQKWQDVMPEGFQLQMVDADLLANTNLKHLETLKEEMKSERPSVDDFLAKSFGVCAIHENELAGWCLSEYNADGRCEIGIETTSDFRQRGIATALTLAFLEYAFSHGITEVGWHCFKRNEASAKTAIKAGFDKIRDYKYYIVPLKE
- a CDS encoding TetR/AcrR family transcriptional regulator; protein product: MQQRSEETRTKILEAAIKLFSARGFNAASVDDICAEAGVSKGAFYHHFKSKQELFLALLDGWLETIDNAIEASKDKPVPEIFMQITEAFPYIFATANEGLPMFLEFWLQASRDENIWQASVAPYRRYHKHFATLIKKGVEEGSFVEVDPELTSRMIISTAMGLLLQSLMDPKGAKWEKVARDSTNMLVNSMLKK
- a CDS encoding cysteine hydrolase family protein, coding for MKTALLVIDIQKDYFPGGKFPLVNPEEAAKNAYMLLQCFREHGPHKDARHIHIQHISLKPDAAFFVKGDSGSDIHDSVAHFEGEPIVYKHYPNSFRETNLLEMLKEWGIERVVITGMMTHMCVDATARAAADFGFKVIIAEDACATRDLVYGETIIPADLVHKAFLAALKSYGQVMKSEEVIALLAAEAVK
- a CDS encoding M48 family metallopeptidase, whose amino-acid sequence is MQTTLDPQRQKQAKEYARIRRRLWLVDTALSAVYMLAWIVLGWSISLRAWIASFAADDWSLIAIFVIIFGGVFSLVTLPLGYYSGFVLPHRFGQSNQTLKDWIIDRLKGLAIGAPIGLILLELLYLALRLTGDLWWLWAAGGVLVFTVLLSNLAPTLIMPLFNKYIPLGDEHKDLEERLLALAERAKTKVKGVFKFDMSKRTKSANAALTGIGNTRRIVLGDTLINEFTADEIETVLAHELGHHVNRDIPLFIAFGTVSTTLGLYLASLALNWAVGYFGFAGPADIAAFPALALIFSIYGLVTQPLDNAVSRWRERKADDYALQATGKNEAFASAFTRLANQNLGDVDPEKWVVFMFYSHPPLGERIEKARRFVV
- a CDS encoding DegV family protein: MKIVTDCAADMPNEELEQLGIVQAPLFIQFPEGEVNSADISADDFYNRLEAMRPQFPTTAQPSAGIFAELYRKIAQTDKDIFSIHISSGLSGTINSAQDGGSLVKDEANVKFWDTLTLSGGERFQVMAAALGHKAGWSMDKIQERLTKIREKTEVIYTLDTLEYLARGGRIGRVQAMAGALLNLKPIIRVDTDGKYSTVAKGRSIGKAMTILADYLHDKYGNTPLWTTVLHGRFSEKADELAKEFQAKLNVAKLEVMRISPVLGVHTGPGIVGAAVVPMELMADLV
- a CDS encoding CBS domain-containing protein, with the protein product MPHLVRDWMSSPVVVVDPDSSVSYAATLMRRRKIHSVVVKISIKDNSYGIVTTTDIRDKIVAAGRNPAETAVREIMSGPIITGRADWTLMECSKVMQEHKFHHLPIMDDSGALIGMISATDIFMSVEEQGWMDEK
- a CDS encoding SufE family protein codes for the protein MSLPKNLQDIVDDFASMSREEKIETLIAYAESFTELPERFSEARSKMEPIPECMTPVYLFAEKTDDGGLLFHFDIPKQSPTVRGLAAILANGLNGCTPEEIIAVPADFYAPMKLEDAISGQRLNGFRGVLAHMKQAAVNMLNK
- a CDS encoding SDR family oxidoreductase, with product MWLVTGATGHVGNVLVRKLLERGEAVRVLILPGESREPISGLRVEAVEGDVLNVDALFKSMQGVRGVFHLAGVISIMPGPNPEVRKVNVDGTKNVLRAAAEHGIKMIYTSSIHAIQRVEDGIINENLPYDMHNPYGAYDRSKAEATLEVLKAAQTGLDAVVTCPTGVIGPYDFRGSLMGAVIHDAAVAKPALYVDGAYDFVDVRDVADGLIAAAENGKRGESYILSGQKISVRYLLETVREITGRHFFQMKIPFDLAKFAAMFTPLYYRFAHATPRFTPYSLEVLQSNSNISHAKAARELRYSPRSLHESIRDTVTWFLDKKNKQETTR
- a CDS encoding sulfurtransferase; this translates as MSYAHPEYLVDTEWVANHLNDPNVRIIESDEDPLLYPMGHIPGAVQVDWFSTLQHPLRRDFLTKEQFEEVASKLGITNDTTVVFYGDKSNWFACYALWLFQYYGHENVKIMNGGRAKWEQENRPLVKEVPEYPRTTYSAREADTSIRAFRDDVFKHLETKQPLVDVRSPKEYTGELTHMPNYPQEGATRGGHIPGAVSIPWSQAVNEADSTFKTPEELRAIYEGKNVNADGDVIAYCRIGERSSLTWFVLKYLLGYEKVRNYDGSWTEWGNLVDAPIEK